A region from the Acidiferrobacter sp. SPIII_3 genome encodes:
- a CDS encoding EAL domain-containing protein yields the protein MRKGNNADLHGKLAFLLAFSTDAVFVLDERGIIQTTNHEACRILACEASALAGASLRAWRTDAPIRPHPDSTRPDSLCYSAFFRRHDGETFLADVSIAGVVEGGERTYVAILRDMSWLAEAAYKQNLAAAVFDNSIQAIMVTNAANRIVAVNAAFERLTGYDAPEVIGRSPNLLQSGRHDKAFFADLWRAVLATGHWQGEIWDRRKNGEIFPEWLTISVVRDDSGAITHHVAICHDITERKESEERLRHVTDFYSALCQVDHLVACRTNPQALFEGICRTTVEYGHLRCAYITVVEPPNVPRIVAAFSEAKDGAALPPEEAVRTLSQDAILAGEPVVQQGGDNMEAGRVRLPDASVNLSAGAFPFKRGDQVYGALCVFSDEASFFDNDLLHLLRRIAEDISFALDSFDQETLRQAAESRANYLAQHDTLTGLYRRNMIEEAMARHHAQGAQTDSVYSLGLIDLDHFKVINDTYGHAVGDEVLVHAAKILRAAMRLGDLVGRWGGEEFLCLLPDTGPDSALYGMERIRERLAHTAISVGGHELHVTASIGVATFPFDGKTIAELMTMVDAALYQSKQEGGDRVRRAGASPSIFCIGGQIEEALGHGRVVAAAQPIVSLKDGVVVADESLARLVLPGGVVLDAAQFIEAAAHLGQLQRIDQVIIAQVMRRCVERVKAHDAPILHFVNASAGLLAQAQTLAALLQDARNQGRDTGLTRDCGTPFVIEITERAMLRDRKAVKRHLEPLLEYGFRVALDDFGSGYSSFLYLADFPVSFLKIEKELVVRVTSDRRVAAIIHDIARLGHDLGITTIAEGIEGADTADALLALDIDWGQGFHFGSPTLAR from the coding sequence ATGCGGAAGGGCAATAATGCCGACCTGCATGGCAAACTCGCGTTCTTGCTGGCCTTCAGCACGGATGCCGTATTCGTCCTTGACGAGCGAGGCATCATCCAGACGACCAATCACGAGGCCTGCCGGATTCTGGCCTGCGAGGCGTCGGCGCTTGCCGGGGCGAGCCTGCGTGCCTGGCGTACCGATGCCCCCATCCGCCCGCACCCCGATAGCACGCGCCCCGACAGCCTGTGCTACAGCGCCTTCTTCCGCCGCCACGACGGCGAGACTTTTCTGGCGGATGTGAGCATCGCCGGCGTAGTCGAGGGGGGTGAGCGGACGTATGTCGCAATCCTGCGCGATATGAGCTGGCTCGCCGAGGCGGCCTACAAACAGAACCTCGCCGCCGCGGTCTTTGATAACAGCATACAGGCCATCATGGTCACGAACGCCGCCAACCGTATCGTCGCGGTGAACGCCGCCTTCGAGCGCCTCACGGGCTACGATGCCCCGGAGGTGATAGGCCGGTCTCCGAACCTCCTGCAATCAGGGCGCCACGATAAGGCCTTTTTCGCCGACCTCTGGCGCGCTGTACTTGCGACTGGCCACTGGCAAGGCGAGATCTGGGACCGACGCAAGAACGGCGAAATCTTCCCGGAATGGCTCACCATAAGCGTCGTACGCGACGACTCCGGGGCCATAACGCATCATGTCGCCATATGCCACGACATAACGGAGCGCAAGGAGTCGGAGGAACGCCTGCGTCATGTGACCGATTTCTACTCGGCACTCTGTCAAGTCGACCACCTAGTCGCCTGCCGCACCAATCCCCAAGCCCTTTTCGAGGGCATCTGTCGCACCACCGTGGAATATGGGCACCTGCGATGCGCATACATCACTGTAGTCGAGCCCCCCAATGTCCCGCGGATCGTCGCCGCGTTCTCGGAAGCCAAAGACGGCGCGGCCCTGCCACCCGAAGAAGCGGTGCGGACGCTCTCGCAAGACGCCATCCTGGCCGGCGAACCCGTCGTGCAGCAAGGAGGAGATAACATGGAGGCAGGACGTGTCCGCTTGCCGGATGCGTCGGTAAACCTGTCGGCGGGCGCGTTCCCTTTCAAGCGGGGCGACCAGGTGTACGGCGCGCTCTGCGTCTTTTCGGACGAGGCCTCTTTTTTCGACAATGACCTTTTGCATCTCTTGCGGCGCATTGCCGAAGACATCTCGTTTGCGCTCGACAGCTTCGATCAGGAAACGCTCCGGCAGGCCGCCGAATCTCGCGCCAATTACCTCGCCCAGCACGACACGCTGACCGGCCTCTATCGGCGCAACATGATCGAAGAGGCGATGGCACGGCATCACGCGCAAGGGGCGCAAACAGACAGCGTCTACAGCCTGGGGCTGATCGATCTCGACCATTTCAAGGTCATAAACGACACCTACGGCCACGCCGTCGGTGACGAGGTCCTGGTCCATGCCGCCAAGATCCTGCGCGCCGCCATGCGCCTTGGAGATCTCGTGGGGCGCTGGGGCGGCGAGGAATTCCTGTGCCTGCTCCCCGACACCGGGCCGGACTCGGCGCTTTATGGCATGGAACGGATCCGCGAACGGCTTGCACATACCGCGATTTCCGTGGGCGGCCACGAACTTCATGTCACCGCCAGCATCGGTGTAGCGACCTTCCCGTTCGATGGCAAAACCATAGCGGAGCTCATGACCATGGTCGATGCCGCTCTCTATCAGTCCAAGCAGGAGGGTGGCGACCGGGTCCGCCGGGCCGGCGCAAGTCCCAGCATCTTTTGTATCGGCGGACAGATCGAAGAGGCCTTGGGCCATGGCCGGGTCGTGGCCGCGGCCCAGCCCATCGTATCGTTGAAAGATGGTGTGGTGGTCGCCGACGAATCCCTGGCGCGTTTGGTCTTGCCTGGAGGCGTGGTCCTGGACGCCGCGCAGTTCATCGAGGCCGCCGCGCACCTGGGCCAGCTGCAACGCATCGATCAGGTGATCATAGCCCAGGTCATGCGCCGCTGCGTGGAGCGCGTCAAGGCCCACGATGCGCCCATACTGCATTTTGTGAATGCCTCGGCGGGCCTGCTTGCGCAGGCCCAGACACTCGCCGCCCTTCTGCAGGACGCCCGCAATCAAGGTCGCGATACCGGGCTCACCCGGGATTGCGGGACGCCGTTTGTCATCGAGATCACGGAGCGGGCCATGCTCCGCGACCGTAAGGCCGTAAAGCGCCATCTGGAACCGCTACTGGAATACGGCTTTCGCGTGGCGCTCGACGACTTTGGGAGCGGTTACTCGTCGTTCCTGTACCTGGCCGACTTCCCCGTATCCTTCCTGAAGATCGAAAAGGAACTCGTGGTACGCGTCACCTCCGACAGGCGCGTGGCGGCCATCATCCACGACATCGCCAGACTCGGTCACGACCTGGGTATTACGACCATAGCCGAGGGCATAGAGGGTGCGGATACCGCCGATGCCCTGCTCGCGCTCGACATCGATTGGGGCCAGGGATTCCACTTCGGGTCCCCCACGCTCGCGCGTTGA